One genomic region from Sparus aurata chromosome 15, fSpaAur1.1, whole genome shotgun sequence encodes:
- the LOC115597050 gene encoding zinc finger protein 3-like isoform X4, which translates to MPHCAVKTCGNKSRRKCSDLSFHRLPVREPKRLKLWLSALNIGVNTPVDELKKYVVCSEHFVPEDYSVRGQPRTGATHRYLTPTAVPTVGVSSTPPGVTEDSGKNRIKDESMDCHWSEDTQELLPSLRHCDIKVEEIPVLEEAEIQVQPHVKQELVDRCIGPDMEFDASNGAEVQLLKLEPNSDCELSPSPAAVTVSVNESIKDKWNESDGSSSPQSHSIEVYVELEEPPREEKTCRFCGKGFKMDSHLIRHVHQSHNGHKAFKCLKCNKEFEQRYHLIVHVRIHTGEKPFSCDYCDKTFVQNSSRLTHMRVHTGEKPYFCAKCGKSFATSNHFKLCKVQNEGKNTPERGDIDENLKEEKAFKCSECSKEFKQKHQLVLHLRVHTGEKPYRCDVCGKTFSHNSSRLGHMRLHTGEKPYFCKKCGKRVGFSKHLQYCKGKQSKKAKKAFRCTTCGKTFFTDSDLKVHIKSHESWKRHVNEKLQGQETEENKVKVV; encoded by the exons ATGCCTCACTGTGCGGTAAAGACCTGCGGGAATAAATCGAGGAGGAAATGCTCTGATTTGTCATTCCACCGTCTCCCGGTGAGAGAACCTAAGCGGCTCAAACTCTGGCTGTCTGCCCTCAACATCGGTGTAAACACTCCGGTGGACGAGCTGAAGAAATACGTAGTGTGCTCGGAGCATTTTGTCCCGGAGGACTACTCGGTCAGAGGACAGCCGAGGACCGGTGCGACGCACCGATATCTGACGCCGACGGCTGTCCCAACTGTGGGCGTGTCCTCCACTCCTCCAGGTGTCACAGAG GATTCAGGAAAAAACAGGATCAAGGATGAATCCATGGATTGTCATTGGTCTGAAG ACACCCAGGAACTGCTCCCTTCGTTGCGCCACTGTGACATTAAGGTGGAGGAGATTCCCGTTCTGGAGGAAGCCGAGATACAAGTGCAGCCACACGTCAAACAGGAGCTGGTGGATCGGTGCATCGGTCCAGACATGGAGTTTGATGCTTCAAACGGTGCTGAAGTCCAACTTCTCAAATTAGAACCAAACAGTGACTGTGAGCTGTCCCCatctcctgctgctgtgactgtgAGTGTAAATGAAAGCATAAAGGACAAATGGAATGAAAGTGATGGTTCGTCGTCGCCTCAGAGTCACAGCATTGAAGTCTACGTTGAACTAGAAGAGCCTCCGAGGGAAGAAAAGACTTGCAGATTTTGTGGTAAAGGTTTTAAAATGGATTCTCATCTTATAAGACATGTACACCAGAGTCACAATGGACACAAAGCCTTTAAATGCCTGAAGTGCAACAAGGAGTTTGAACAAAGGTACCACTTGATCGTGCATGtaagaatccacacaggtgaaaagCCTTTCAGTTGTGATTACTGCGACAAAACCTTTGTTCAGAACTCAAGTCGTCTCACTCACATGAGGGTGCACACTGGGGAGAAACCGTACTTTTGTGCGAAATGTGGGAAAAGTTTTGCCACAAGCAATCATTTCAAACTTTGCAAAGTGCAGAATGAGGGCaaaaacacacctgagagaggGGACATAGATGAGAATCTTAAAGAGGAGAAGGCCTTTAAATGCTCTGAATGCAGCAAGGAGTTTAAACAAAAGCACCAGCTCGTTCTGCATTTGAGAGTTCACACTGGTGAAAAACCCTACAGATGTGATGTCTGTGGCAAAACATTCTCTCATAACTCCAGTCGACTTGGTCACATGAGACTGCACACTGGAGAGAAGCCGTATTTCTGTAAGAAATGTGGCAAGAGGGTTGGTTTTAGCAAACACCTGCAGTACTGCAAAgggaaacaaagcaaaaaagcaaaaaaggcCTTTCGCTGCACGACGTGTGGCAAAACCTTTTTCACAGACTCGGATCTGAAGGTGCACATTAAGAGTCATGAGTCATGGAAACGACACGTCAATGAGAAACTGCAAGGACAAGAGACAGAAGAGAATAAAGTTAAAGTGGTATGA
- the LOC115597050 gene encoding zinc finger protein 436-like isoform X1: MPHCAVKTCGNKSRRKCSDLSFHRLPVREPKRLKLWLSALNIGVNTPVDELKKYVVCSEHFVPEDYSVRGQPRTGATHRYLTPTAVPTVGVSSTPPGVTEDPGKNRIKDESMDYYWSEDTQELLPSLHHCEIKVEEIPVLEEAEIQVQPHVKQELVDRCIGPDMKFDASSGAEVRLPKSEPTSDCELSPSSSAVTLMDSGKNRIKDESMDCHWSEDTQELLPSLRHCDIKVEEIPVLEEAEIQVQPHVKQELVDRCIGPDMEFDASNGAEVQLLKLEPNSDCELSPSPAAVTVSVNESIKDKWNESDGSSSPQSHSIEVYVELEEPPREEKTCRFCGKGFKMDSHLIRHVHQSHNGHKAFKCLKCNKEFEQRYHLIVHVRIHTGEKPFSCDYCDKTFVQNSSRLTHMRVHTGEKPYFCAKCGKSFATSNHFKLCKVQNEGKNTPERGDIDENLKEEKAFKCSECSKEFKQKHQLVLHLRVHTGEKPYRCDVCGKTFSHNSSRLGHMRLHTGEKPYFCKKCGKRVGFSKHLQYCKGKQSKKAKKAFRCTTCGKTFFTDSDLKVHIKSHESWKRHVNEKLQGQETEENKVKVV; this comes from the exons ATGCCTCACTGTGCGGTAAAGACCTGCGGGAATAAATCGAGGAGGAAATGCTCTGATTTGTCATTCCACCGTCTCCCGGTGAGAGAACCTAAGCGGCTCAAACTCTGGCTGTCTGCCCTCAACATCGGTGTAAACACTCCGGTGGACGAGCTGAAGAAATACGTAGTGTGCTCGGAGCATTTTGTCCCGGAGGACTACTCGGTCAGAGGACAGCCGAGGACCGGTGCGACGCACCGATATCTGACGCCGACGGCTGTCCCAACTGTGGGCGTGTCCTCCACTCCTCCAGGTGTCACAGAG GATCCAGGAAAAAACAGGATCAAGGATGAATCCATGGATTATTATTGGTCTGAAG ACACCCAGGAACTGCTCCCTTCATTGCACCACTGTGAAATTAAGGTGGAAGAGATTCCCGTTCTGGAGGAAGCAGAGATCCAAGTGCAGCCACACGTCAAACAGGAGCTGGTGGATCGATGCATCGGTCCAGACATGAAGTTTGATGCTTCAAGCGGTGCTGAAGTCCGACTTCCCAAATCAGAACCAACCAGTGACTGTGAGCTGTCCCCATCTTCCTCTGCTGTGACTCTGATG GATTCAGGAAAAAACAGGATCAAGGATGAATCCATGGATTGTCATTGGTCTGAAG ACACCCAGGAACTGCTCCCTTCGTTGCGCCACTGTGACATTAAGGTGGAGGAGATTCCCGTTCTGGAGGAAGCCGAGATACAAGTGCAGCCACACGTCAAACAGGAGCTGGTGGATCGGTGCATCGGTCCAGACATGGAGTTTGATGCTTCAAACGGTGCTGAAGTCCAACTTCTCAAATTAGAACCAAACAGTGACTGTGAGCTGTCCCCatctcctgctgctgtgactgtgAGTGTAAATGAAAGCATAAAGGACAAATGGAATGAAAGTGATGGTTCGTCGTCGCCTCAGAGTCACAGCATTGAAGTCTACGTTGAACTAGAAGAGCCTCCGAGGGAAGAAAAGACTTGCAGATTTTGTGGTAAAGGTTTTAAAATGGATTCTCATCTTATAAGACATGTACACCAGAGTCACAATGGACACAAAGCCTTTAAATGCCTGAAGTGCAACAAGGAGTTTGAACAAAGGTACCACTTGATCGTGCATGtaagaatccacacaggtgaaaagCCTTTCAGTTGTGATTACTGCGACAAAACCTTTGTTCAGAACTCAAGTCGTCTCACTCACATGAGGGTGCACACTGGGGAGAAACCGTACTTTTGTGCGAAATGTGGGAAAAGTTTTGCCACAAGCAATCATTTCAAACTTTGCAAAGTGCAGAATGAGGGCaaaaacacacctgagagaggGGACATAGATGAGAATCTTAAAGAGGAGAAGGCCTTTAAATGCTCTGAATGCAGCAAGGAGTTTAAACAAAAGCACCAGCTCGTTCTGCATTTGAGAGTTCACACTGGTGAAAAACCCTACAGATGTGATGTCTGTGGCAAAACATTCTCTCATAACTCCAGTCGACTTGGTCACATGAGACTGCACACTGGAGAGAAGCCGTATTTCTGTAAGAAATGTGGCAAGAGGGTTGGTTTTAGCAAACACCTGCAGTACTGCAAAgggaaacaaagcaaaaaagcaaaaaaggcCTTTCGCTGCACGACGTGTGGCAAAACCTTTTTCACAGACTCGGATCTGAAGGTGCACATTAAGAGTCATGAGTCATGGAAACGACACGTCAATGAGAAACTGCAAGGACAAGAGACAGAAGAGAATAAAGTTAAAGTGGTATGA
- the LOC115596098 gene encoding zinc finger protein 260-like isoform X1: protein MSCCAPGCKNRHGKHHLLHFYRIPSSRTPFDANRRRLWLLAIKRTLWTDETLRNARICSAHFISGECSMDPESPDFVPSVFNCTTKRQRTDRKKKRAEAVSGPSLDDPSSSLTAAQQSYSVEPTTDSPQPPDCKEEPLTDQYPVSEEVPPSWQQCDVKVEQVEMVIVEHPLVKEEPVDQCISPDTEADTSNGAEVRLPKSEPSSDCELSPSPAAVTVSVNESIKDEWNESDGSSSPQSHSIEVYVELEEPPREEKTCRFCGKGFKRDSHLIRHVDQSHNGHKAFKCLKCNKEFEQRHHLIVHVRIHTGEKPFSCDFCDKTFSQNSSRIVHMRVHTGEKPYFCKKCGKSFPSGKHFRFCNVQNEGKNTPERGDIDENLKEEKAFKCSECSKEFKQKHQLVLHLRVHTGEKPYRCDVCGKTFTQSSSRLVHMRQHTGEKPYFCEKCGKRVGFSQHLQYCTGRQSKNAKKAFRCTTCGKTFFTDSDLKVHMEVHESWKRHVNEKLQGQETEENKVKVV from the exons ATGTCGTGTTGTGCACCTGGATGTAAGAATAGACATGGAAAACATCATCTCCTCCATTTTTATAGAATACCGTCGTCGAGGACGCCCTTTGATGCTAACCGCAGACGTTTGTGGTTGCTAGCCATTAAACGGACGCTCTGGACCGATGAAACCCTCCGGAACGCTCGAATCTGCAGCGCTCATTTCATATCAG GAGAATGCTCCATGGATCCAGAAAGTCCAGACTTTGTCCCCTCAGTGTTCAATTGTACGACCAAGAGACAGCGTACGGACAG gaagaagaaaagagcagAAGCTGTCAGCGGCCCCTCTCTGGACGACCCATCCAGCTCTctcactgcagctcagcagTCCTACAGTGTGGAGCCAACAACAGACTCTCCGCAGCCTCCAGACTGTAAAGAAGAGCCTTTAACTG ATCAGTATCCTGTCTCCGAGGAAGTGCCCCCTTCATGGCAGCAATGTGACGTTAAGGTTGAGCAGGTGGAAATGGTGATCGTAGAGCACCCACTGGTCAAAGAGGAACCGGTGGATCAGTGTATCAGTCCAGACACGGAGGCTGATACTTCCAACGGTGCTGAAGTCCGACTACCGAAATCAGAACCATCCAGTGACTGTGAGCTGTCCCCATCTCCCGCTGCTGTGACTGTGAGTGTAAATGAAAGCATAAAGGACGAATGGAATGAAAGTGATGGTTCGTCGTCGCCTCAGAGTCACAGCATTGAAGTCTACGTGGAACTGGAAGAGCCTCCGAGGGAAGAAAAGACTTGCAGATTTTGTGGTAAAGGTTTTAAAAGGGATTCTCATCTTATAAGACACGTAGACCAGAGTCACAATGGACACAAAGCCTTTAAATGCCTGAAGTGCAACAAGGAGTTTGAACAAAGGCACCACTTGATCGTGCATGtaagaatccacacaggtgaaaagCCTTTCAGTTGTGATTTCTGTGACAAAACCTTCAGTCAGAACTCAAGTCGTATTGTTCATATGAGGGTGCACACTGGGGAGAAACCGTATTTTTGTAAGAAATGTGGGAAAAGTTTTCCCTCGGGCAAACATTTCAGATTTTGCAATGTGCAGAATGAGGGCAAAAACACACCCGAGAGAGGGGACATAGATGAGAATCTCAAAGAGGAGAAGGCCTTTAAATGCTCTGAATGCAGCAAGGAGTTTAAACAAAAGCACCAGCTCGTTCTGCATTTGAGAGTTCACACTGGTGAAAAACCCTACAGATGTGATGTCTGTGGCAAAACATTCACTCAGAGCTCCAGTCGACTTGTTCACATGAGACagcacactggagagaaaccgtaTTTCTGTGAGAAATGCGGCAAAAGGGTTGGTTTTAGCCAACACCTGCAGTACTGCACAGGGAGACaaagcaaaaatgcaaaaaaggcCTTTCGCTGCACGACGTGTGGCAAAACCTTTTTCACAGACTCGGATCTGAAGGTGCACATGGAGGTTCACGAGTCATGGAAACGACACGTCAATGAGAAACTGCAAGGACAAGAGACAGAAGAGAATAAAGTTAAAGTGGTATGA
- the LOC115596098 gene encoding zinc finger protein 260-like isoform X2 has translation MSCCAPGCKNRHGKHHLLHFYRIPSSRTPFDANRRRLWLLAIKRTLWTDETLRNARICSAHFISECSMDPESPDFVPSVFNCTTKRQRTDRKKKRAEAVSGPSLDDPSSSLTAAQQSYSVEPTTDSPQPPDCKEEPLTDQYPVSEEVPPSWQQCDVKVEQVEMVIVEHPLVKEEPVDQCISPDTEADTSNGAEVRLPKSEPSSDCELSPSPAAVTVSVNESIKDEWNESDGSSSPQSHSIEVYVELEEPPREEKTCRFCGKGFKRDSHLIRHVDQSHNGHKAFKCLKCNKEFEQRHHLIVHVRIHTGEKPFSCDFCDKTFSQNSSRIVHMRVHTGEKPYFCKKCGKSFPSGKHFRFCNVQNEGKNTPERGDIDENLKEEKAFKCSECSKEFKQKHQLVLHLRVHTGEKPYRCDVCGKTFTQSSSRLVHMRQHTGEKPYFCEKCGKRVGFSQHLQYCTGRQSKNAKKAFRCTTCGKTFFTDSDLKVHMEVHESWKRHVNEKLQGQETEENKVKVV, from the exons ATGTCGTGTTGTGCACCTGGATGTAAGAATAGACATGGAAAACATCATCTCCTCCATTTTTATAGAATACCGTCGTCGAGGACGCCCTTTGATGCTAACCGCAGACGTTTGTGGTTGCTAGCCATTAAACGGACGCTCTGGACCGATGAAACCCTCCGGAACGCTCGAATCTGCAGCGCTCATTTCATATCAG AATGCTCCATGGATCCAGAAAGTCCAGACTTTGTCCCCTCAGTGTTCAATTGTACGACCAAGAGACAGCGTACGGACAG gaagaagaaaagagcagAAGCTGTCAGCGGCCCCTCTCTGGACGACCCATCCAGCTCTctcactgcagctcagcagTCCTACAGTGTGGAGCCAACAACAGACTCTCCGCAGCCTCCAGACTGTAAAGAAGAGCCTTTAACTG ATCAGTATCCTGTCTCCGAGGAAGTGCCCCCTTCATGGCAGCAATGTGACGTTAAGGTTGAGCAGGTGGAAATGGTGATCGTAGAGCACCCACTGGTCAAAGAGGAACCGGTGGATCAGTGTATCAGTCCAGACACGGAGGCTGATACTTCCAACGGTGCTGAAGTCCGACTACCGAAATCAGAACCATCCAGTGACTGTGAGCTGTCCCCATCTCCCGCTGCTGTGACTGTGAGTGTAAATGAAAGCATAAAGGACGAATGGAATGAAAGTGATGGTTCGTCGTCGCCTCAGAGTCACAGCATTGAAGTCTACGTGGAACTGGAAGAGCCTCCGAGGGAAGAAAAGACTTGCAGATTTTGTGGTAAAGGTTTTAAAAGGGATTCTCATCTTATAAGACACGTAGACCAGAGTCACAATGGACACAAAGCCTTTAAATGCCTGAAGTGCAACAAGGAGTTTGAACAAAGGCACCACTTGATCGTGCATGtaagaatccacacaggtgaaaagCCTTTCAGTTGTGATTTCTGTGACAAAACCTTCAGTCAGAACTCAAGTCGTATTGTTCATATGAGGGTGCACACTGGGGAGAAACCGTATTTTTGTAAGAAATGTGGGAAAAGTTTTCCCTCGGGCAAACATTTCAGATTTTGCAATGTGCAGAATGAGGGCAAAAACACACCCGAGAGAGGGGACATAGATGAGAATCTCAAAGAGGAGAAGGCCTTTAAATGCTCTGAATGCAGCAAGGAGTTTAAACAAAAGCACCAGCTCGTTCTGCATTTGAGAGTTCACACTGGTGAAAAACCCTACAGATGTGATGTCTGTGGCAAAACATTCACTCAGAGCTCCAGTCGACTTGTTCACATGAGACagcacactggagagaaaccgtaTTTCTGTGAGAAATGCGGCAAAAGGGTTGGTTTTAGCCAACACCTGCAGTACTGCACAGGGAGACaaagcaaaaatgcaaaaaaggcCTTTCGCTGCACGACGTGTGGCAAAACCTTTTTCACAGACTCGGATCTGAAGGTGCACATGGAGGTTCACGAGTCATGGAAACGACACGTCAATGAGAAACTGCAAGGACAAGAGACAGAAGAGAATAAAGTTAAAGTGGTATGA
- the LOC115597201 gene encoding galectin-related protein isoform X2 — translation MAVQAAEKDGINVEDDHLNDSLGNPGLISPDKDLSRLLTVPFSGRIRGGMRPGKKIIVMGIVDLEPDSFDVSLTCGRDSEKEEPAYDVALKLTARFSDRQFLRSARISGKWVGEEASTAYFPFIPDQPFRIEIHCEHQRFRIFVDGHQLFDFYHKVKSLPSIDTVRIHGDLQITKLG, via the exons ATGGCGGTGCAGGCAGCGGAAAAGGACGGAATA AACGTGGAGGATGACCACCTGAACGACTCGCTGGGGAACCCCGGCCTCATCTCACCTGACAAGGATTTGTCACGTCTCCTG ACGGTGCCGTTCAGCGGGCGCATCCGGGGCGGCATGCGGCCAGGGAAGAAGATCATAGTGATGGGCATTGTGGACCTGGAGCCAGACAG CTTTGACGTGAGTCTGACCTGCGGCCGGGACTCGGAGAAGGAGGAACCCGCGTACGACGTGGCCCTGAAACTCACCGCCCGCTTCAGCGACCGCCAGTTCCTGCGCAGCGCCCGCATCTCTGGGAAGTGGGTGGGGGAGGAGGCGTCCACCGCCTACTTCCCCTTCATCCCTGATCAGCCTTTTAGG ATCGAGATCCACTGCGAGCACCAGAGGTTCCGGATATTCGTGGACGGACACCAGCTCTTTGACTTTTATCACAAAGTAAAATCTTTGCCCTCTATCGACACAGTACGGATACACGGAGATCTACAGATCACCAAGCTCGGCTAA
- the LOC115597201 gene encoding galectin-related protein isoform X1, giving the protein MAVQAAEKDGIVLKNVEDDHLNDSLGNPGLISPDKDLSRLLTVPFSGRIRGGMRPGKKIIVMGIVDLEPDSFDVSLTCGRDSEKEEPAYDVALKLTARFSDRQFLRSARISGKWVGEEASTAYFPFIPDQPFRIEIHCEHQRFRIFVDGHQLFDFYHKVKSLPSIDTVRIHGDLQITKLG; this is encoded by the exons ATGGCGGTGCAGGCAGCGGAAAAGGACGGAATA GTGTTGAAGAACGTGGAGGATGACCACCTGAACGACTCGCTGGGGAACCCCGGCCTCATCTCACCTGACAAGGATTTGTCACGTCTCCTG ACGGTGCCGTTCAGCGGGCGCATCCGGGGCGGCATGCGGCCAGGGAAGAAGATCATAGTGATGGGCATTGTGGACCTGGAGCCAGACAG CTTTGACGTGAGTCTGACCTGCGGCCGGGACTCGGAGAAGGAGGAACCCGCGTACGACGTGGCCCTGAAACTCACCGCCCGCTTCAGCGACCGCCAGTTCCTGCGCAGCGCCCGCATCTCTGGGAAGTGGGTGGGGGAGGAGGCGTCCACCGCCTACTTCCCCTTCATCCCTGATCAGCCTTTTAGG ATCGAGATCCACTGCGAGCACCAGAGGTTCCGGATATTCGTGGACGGACACCAGCTCTTTGACTTTTATCACAAAGTAAAATCTTTGCCCTCTATCGACACAGTACGGATACACGGAGATCTACAGATCACCAAGCTCGGCTAA